The Erigeron canadensis isolate Cc75 chromosome 1, C_canadensis_v1, whole genome shotgun sequence genome segment ACCTCAGAAGTTATATTACCTACTTAGTAGGGATGATGTAATTGTGTCTGAAAACTGAAAAGTATTCGTATTCGTGtgaattaaaaaattatgaacGAAAGTGTCTTATTTTCGGAGCTATATCTCTGTATGATAGTTAAGTGGCTTTAAGAATTCTATGTATTCTGTGCTATATAGATGCATAGGGGAATACTAATGGATTGATGGTGTTTTTTTTGGAAATTTGTGTAGCCAGGCATCTCAGAAAATGGCGTATGCATCTTTGATGCCAGCAAAATTGGGGTTAGAAGTTTCCCATGATCAGATTTACGGGTTTAGGACCACAACCTCATGCATAAATTTGGACAATGCGAGCAAAGGTCATCTTCTGTTCCGTTCATTAAGTATTACATATCCAATATGTTAGTCTGtataatcatctttttttttatcacatcaGCATATATTCATTTAGTTTAAACGAGCAATAGTACCCAAGCAATGCGGCGGTGAaatggtaggggtgataggtcataggaggtgataagtcatagagtgtgatagccaaatgccttagccgtacgggctccgtactcggattttaaaattcgtcgaaagtatatcgagtgacatctctaatgaaagagcatgaaattttaagaacacctatacaatttttataatttatcgatatacggtttttgagataaaagattttgaataaattagaggaataaaatgatttatggaggagagagaaaaaaatgagtggttgaggtttgaggagagagaaaaaaatgagtggttgagatttaagggtattaaggtatattaggtagagatgtttaaattagtgaataaagaaggagggtaatttaggtagttcaaatcatcttttgagattttaaaaaagggcaaaatgctttataagatagtatagatatagatatagatatatccCCTGGTTATAAGTTTTGCATTAAGAGTAATATTGTTGACCTTGTATGTGGGTAAATGTGATTATAACTGTTAATTACATAGCATTTTAAAAAGCATTTATAAAAAGGGTAGATTGATGGAACTAGGGAACCCCTTGATCCCAAGTACCGCATTGGTACCTGCGAAATCCCCATGCTGATTTGTTTGCATCGATATTGAACCCGAGTCTCTCACGACACAATATAACATTGTTTACTTTCTCCTCAGTCAGCAGCTTTAAACATTTTAGGGTGTTCTTGACTTAAATATAGTTAAAAATTCATGCTTAATTGATTTTTAGTCATCACTTGTACTTTTATGATTCCATGGCGGAAGTAATGAAGGATGGTGGAGGTTTGTTGGCAAAGGTGGTCTGGTGATGGAAGATGGTGGCGAGTGATGAAAAAACGAagataaatatgttaattttctattttacttAAGGTCTAAAATATGTTGTCCAATTGGTAAAAACACCAGATCACCAATTATGCGGTATATGACTTATGGCTGTTCATTCAACAGGAACGTATAATCAGGATACAAAAAACTGCTTTTATTTGTCGATTGGCTAAATTTTAGTAAGTTGATATACAATGAATACCAAAGTTAGGTTGGTCTTTTTGGTAACCAATCCATTATATTACGTGGTTTAGACttctaataaattttttaagtagttgcattttctatatatagttttgaaaaaacGAGGCCACCCAAGGAGTTGAAGCTGGCAAGAATCAAACCCAACGCTTCCTTCGGAGAATGTCAAGCATTTATCGCTGGGCACTCCTATAAGCCCACATTAAATATATTGGCTGATTGCATATAGGTAACTCATTGAAGTGAATGTTTTACAGAATTTGTTCGTGGAGCCAAAACTGACAGACTGAAGGTCAATGGGTCAGTCAAAAAGCCAACCAAGGCTCTGCAAATCAGATCTGCATTGTCTTGTGTTGAAGGTACTCCATTCTGTTCTAATTTATGGCTTGTAATTGGAACCTTCTtgctttattatattatgtatttttaaaacgactcattttcattatttatgatttattttcaGAGAAGACAGGGTTAAGGGACTTTCTCCACATTAACGATTTTGATAGAGGAACTATATTACAAATTTTGGACAGAGCTAAAGAGGTGAAGGCGTTGCTAAAATCAGGAGAGAGAACTTATCTTCCATTCAAGGGGAAAACAATGGCTATGATATTTGCCAAGCCCTCCATGAGGACACGTGTCTCCTTTGAAACAGGATTTTATCTACTTGGTGGCCATGCTATATATTTGGGTCCCAAGGATATTGAAATGGGTAAGCGGGAAGAAACTCGTGATGTTGCTCGTGTCCTATCTCGCTACAATGATATTATCATGGCCCGACTTTTTGCTCATCAGGTTAGCTAACAACTACATATTCTGTTGTTGAGGTGGCAATTACCTTTTTTCTTGTATGGGTAGAACTGGGTTATGTTATAATCTAGTCTTATGGGTGAAAAAAGAAATCTTAAAAGGGAATGGATTCAAAGTTTGTCAAAGTGTCACTTCAATGTATACAACCTCCCACGTcgtttttatcaaaaaaaattgtTGGCTGTTATGGTTTGTTTTTGCAATTATATTTTACACATGCATTCTTAATAAAGAAGCTGAAAACAAGACAAACAGGTGGTTGTGGATCAATTGACCGACCCCGTCCGTAACTTTTAATGCCTATTTCACCCAAACCCGTTTTGACCTTTTACCCTCCCTGTTCATCATGCTACAACTGGTCTTTTGGCACGATCAATGATCCTGTGGTTTTTTTGCTCAACTTAGTATTGCTTCTGTGTATTGTAGGATCTTTTGGATCTTGCTAATTACTCAAGCGTCCCTGTAATTAATGGTCTGACAGACTATAATCATCCATGCCAAATCATGGCTGATGCTCTTACAATGATTGAACACATTGGTCAAATTGAGGGAACCAAGGTATTACCTTTGACCCACGGAGCTAAAAGTAGGATTTATTTGATCTGCTCACCTTCTGTAATATGATGTGATCATAAAAACTCAGGTTGTGTATGTTGGAGATGGGAACAACATTGTGCATTCATGGCTATTGCTTGCTTCCGTAGTACCGTTCCATTTTGTATGTGCGTGCCCTAAAGGTTTTGAACCTGATGCAAAGACTGTTGAAAAAGCTCAACAGGCTGGAGTGGGAAAAATTGAGATCACTAATGATCCAAAAGAAGCTGTTAAAGGGGCAGATGTTGTGTATTCAGATGTTTGGGCCAGCATGGGCCAAAAGGAAGAAGCTGCATATCGCCGTCAAGTGTTTCAAGGATTCCAGGTAACTGCTCTAGGCTTGTGTTTATAATTTTGTATGGTTTTCAGATGTGACAAAGCTGACAGGTTAAATGGGTTGGGTAACGGTTGGGTCAAAACGGGTAAAGATAATTTACAGGCAGGTCAGGTTAGCATTTGAACTCTTTTTGTtcacatttattttattattcaaatattttgataaatataagtTGTGTCTCAAAATGATTGCAAGAACAGTTAATGACAATTAGATCGTATACTGAAACTATCTAGGAGGTGCCTTACGAGCACTTTGGAACCATTGCCTATCTAGATTTATATATCAATTGTACGCTATAAAATAACTTAACCTGATGTCCTGATTCGACCTATACATAAAAGTACTATGGTttcaaaattgccacctctacttattattattattatcataatgaTATAGTTTCTGTATCATATTTGATACGTTAATTGCTCATAAAATGTTTAAGTTAAATGGAAAAAAGCAACTGAGATCAACTTGACCCATACACTACCTGTGCCAAAAGAACACCCATCAGTTACCCACCTGCTTGGCCCGCCCATTTCGCTACCTCTgctaatcttttttttttttgatgacaAATTGTATTATATGCAATTATCCCTAAATCTTTTAATGAAATGGGTATATATGAGAAAATTAGTATTTAGATTGGTTATATTTGATATTATGTTATTGTATATGTGTGATTTACAAAGTTAATAAGGGGATATATGATATTCACCCTTTTTTCTAATGGGTCAAAAGGATAGAATAAGAAACTGCTTAAAAGGAAATGTGTCTAATGGGTCGAAGTTATTCCACAAGTGTTTTTAAAGCTTACGCTCTCATTCAACTATACTAAGAACAATCATAGAGCTGAATGATTGGAGGCGTATTAAGTTTGAGTTTCATAATGATTGACTTTAACTTTTAGTCGACTAACACCCGATCCTGAATTTTCTCCCTTTGTTTTGGCAGGTGGATGAAGAACTTATGAAGATAGCTGGACCCCAGGCTTACTTCATGCACTGTTTACCAGCAGAACGAGGTGTAGAAGTCACTAATGGAGTCATTGAAGCTCCAAACTCTATTGTCTTTCCTCAGGCTGAGAATCGAATGCATGCACAGAATGCAATTATGCTACATTCACTTGGCCTTTAAACATCAAGTATGTGGTTCTTATAGAGCTTTTCTATCTGAAACCCCTCAGTCTCTAGTCTGTTTTACATTTAAAGGTTCTTCACAACTGGTTATTGGCTGAGTTGGTTGCCGGGTTGATCATGTTTGACTTTTAAGATATTGGATCAAGTATTGAACCAGTGATTTGCAAAGGCGGTTGTAGCTTAAACAGTTTTTGTGTGTGGCTTGTTGTCCAGCAAATAGGCAACGCCTAGTTACCATGAATTGTGCATCATTGTAGTATTAAGTTTGATTACAAGCTAGATTGAAAGTTTCTAAAACAACCACCAAAATTCCATTCTTGGTAGAAACTTACAAAAAAACTAGTAATGAAATCATACATTTTTCTAATACTTTGATATTTTATGAACCTTGTCTGTTCTTGCTAAAACTCAAGGGTTTCGgtccaaaacacatttaaattATATAG includes the following:
- the LOC122598734 gene encoding ornithine transcarbamylase, chloroplastic; amino-acid sequence: MAYASLMPAKLGLEVSHDQIYGFRTTTSCINLDNASKEFVRGAKTDRLKVNGSVKKPTKALQIRSALSCVEEKTGLRDFLHINDFDRGTILQILDRAKEVKALLKSGERTYLPFKGKTMAMIFAKPSMRTRVSFETGFYLLGGHAIYLGPKDIEMGKREETRDVARVLSRYNDIIMARLFAHQDLLDLANYSSVPVINGLTDYNHPCQIMADALTMIEHIGQIEGTKVVYVGDGNNIVHSWLLLASVVPFHFVCACPKGFEPDAKTVEKAQQAGVGKIEITNDPKEAVKGADVVYSDVWASMGQKEEAAYRRQVFQGFQVDEELMKIAGPQAYFMHCLPAERGVEVTNGVIEAPNSIVFPQAENRMHAQNAIMLHSLGL